The following nucleotide sequence is from Salvia splendens isolate huo1 chromosome 2, SspV2, whole genome shotgun sequence.
TGCATTTGTATTGCTGGGGAAGCATGTTCCTTTGGTTGTAGACATAGTCAATGGAAGATTTACATATGAGACATTGACTGCTGCTACCGCAAATCGCCTTCATTTTCCAGCATACGACATATTCTTGAAAGAGATCCAGAAGTATGTATGATGTATGCCAACTCATTTACTTTGTTATTGCATCTTCAACTAGCATTATTAACAATCTAGGGCTTGTTAGATGTATAAAGCATTTACAGAAGCAAGACACTCCAACGGGTATGGAGCTAGCAGACTATGAATTTATATTGCACGTCGAGGGAACTGCAAGTTCCGACAGGGTTGTGCGCCACATTGGGGGAACAAGTTTGCCAGGTCCGTATTCATAAACTACGGATATGTATATGACACTGACAAACTACGCACTCTACTCTGAGGCCTCGGGAATCGTGTCATACGAAGATGCAGTAAAACTCAATCTTTCAAAGGACCTTCAGCAGAGTGTAAAACCTACTGCTACCGGTCCTTGGGGTGCTCCCCTCTTCGACAAAGCTATAGTTTATGAATCTTCTGAATTGTGAGTATAGACTACAGTAGCTTTTAGTACTTATTTGTGAAATCTCTAGGAAAGAGGGCGTCGTCTTAGAGTTCCCTGAGATGACGAGCTCGACAAGACGCGACAACTGGCTTGCTCTTGTGGAGGAGATCATGCTTCTGCACCAGTTTCTTTCTGCTTAAGTTCAAGTTGAATTCGGAAGAACAAGCGTGAGAACTGCACGCGAGGACCATATTAGGGATCACTCGACTTCATGCAGCACGAGAAATGCTCAGAATTTCACCTCCGGAGCCAAAGAGCTTCTTAATATTTTCCTTACTGGATGAGCTTCCAAAGGGGGGATTACATACTGCAGGAGCTCTCCGACAGTCTGAAAGCAACCACTGGTGGAAATCCATGCAGCGGCAGTTCAATTCTCATGAATTTGAATGTCGCTCGATCCTGCACTCCTTGCTTAGAGCCGAACCAGATCCCTAGTGACAGTGGAATGGTGGAGCCAGAAAACCTGTCATTACTGGAGAACGCTATAAACCAATCGAGAGAGGAAGCCAAAGAAGTTGACGTGGCCAAAGCTTCAGCAGAGGTTCTAAAAGAGGAAGGAATCAGTGAAAGTTCCCTGGTTCTTATGGCCAGTTTTAAAGGATTTCCATTTCCTTTCCAATATTTGTGATTAGACTTTTTGGTGTGATGGTATGTGTGATGATGAACCTACCGTTGATTTATTTTGATATAGGGTCTGCTTACTCCATGTAGAAGTTTAATCACCCGGGGCCAACAAGTTTTGCAATGGGAACGGCCTTTGATCACTGCCACTCTGGTTTTTTCTTCACTGATACTCATCTACAAGTAAGCAATCCACGGTTTCCTAAATCTTGGTTCGTAGTTGTTGCAAATTATACTAACAATTAGAGAATTTTGTTATTTGTTCTTTGCTGTAGAGAATGGGTCGGCCCTGCTCTATCCATGTTATTGTTGTGCATGGTCTCGAAGATGATTCAGGTCAGAAGGAGAAGAATCCCACAAAAGAATGTCAAAATTGTCATCTATGCTGGATCCGATCAGTCGACGATGGAGAGTATAGTATCTGCACAACAGGGACTAAGAACTGTGCCCGAGACAGTGAAGCAGATAAATATAACAATGCTCAAAATCTGGTCAATACTGACCTCAAAAGCTCCAAAGGTATGTATACTCcaccatttttttaattatgggaCATTATACAAGAGGCTGGTTTGATAAAATATGTGGGGTGCATATCCAGCACACCAACACGGTGATGGTGGCCATGACTTGCTGCGCGGTCACACTGGCTGTGATCCAGTTCAAATATATCCTAATGGCCGGTGTAGTGTATGGTGCTGTGGTGACATCAGAAATTGGGAGGTCCATGCAGAATGACCAAAGCAATCGGCGAATGAGGGAATGGTGGGACTCCATTCCGATCATCCCTGTTGAGTTCACAGAGAATGAAGCTGCAGCAATGATCTGATTGAGAGGTAACTAGTTTACATACACTTGCAATTTCAAACAATAGGCCTATGTTAATTTTGTCTTGACTTCTATTATATCAGCAGGTTGTCGGAGATGTTATGTTACTGCAGTTTATAGAACAGTTATGTTTTTAGAGGCTCTGCTCACTTTGTGTTGCATAGAACgatgttttatgttttatgttttatgttttatgttctaCACGGATGACTTATAATACAATCCATAGAGTCATAAACTAATCTGAAAAACAAAGAATTGTTGCTTATACAATGCCCATCAATTTTAAGATTATGATGTTTGAATTGATACTGTCTATTCATTTCCCTGCACCTATACTCTATTCGAAACTTCAGTTGtaagtaaattttaattttgctaCGCCGAGGCCAATGAGATATCAATTGAAACAAAATGAAGCacaaccctctctctctctctctctctctctctctctctctcgcacaGTGATAGGCAATCCACTAGAGGGaattttaaatacaaaaaaatatagaaaagtaTCAGAGAAGCAAAAACTACTATAAACTACCTTAAGCACGAAAGAGAGTAGAGTGGCTTGAGCAATGTTCGGTACTCAACAGTAAATGGCACTGCAGAATGTTGGGCCGGGTCAGCCTGGAGCATTCGACATTCGACATTCAGCGAAAGGTTGCACTGCGGTTGCCGGATGCTGGAAAAGCCTGACGCCGTCTACCTTGTGGGTGTTCTGATGGCTCATCATCCTTGCCAACAGCAGTAGAACCTTTTCTCCTTTCTTTTCTCTTCGAACTGCCATCGTCTTCCACGGGTTCCACCTTCCTCTGGCCTCCAAATATGACCTTTTCTCGAGCAGCTTCATAATCAAAGGGTTTCACCTCTATGGAGGCTTCTGCTGGTCGAGATTTGTCCACCACTTTGGAACCCATGGCTTGTTCTAGTGATGGAAAGCATTTCCGGAAGCTGGAGGACAGATCCGATAATGATATGGGTTCATCTCCTTCCAAAGTAGAGCCGGTTTCATTGTCATCTCTGGCAGCATCTAAATCCTCAACGTCTGAATCATCCAAAACAATAATATCTACTAAACTTGAATCAGTTGCAGGAGCTGGAGGCTCTTCTTCATGTACAACTTCTGTAATCTTTGCAGATTCCTCAACTTCTGAGTGCAATCTTTCATCTCCGCCTGAAAATGTGTGGAAAGGGAGACTCACTGTTGATTTTATCTGCTCTAGTTTGGAGTCTTCTTTCTCCTAAAAGTTCAAACACAAATATCTCAATAAAAACAAGTGGATGAGTGAAAGAAAAGACGTGTGGAACAGTGAGGAGCAACCAAATATCTATGTTTACCAAAGGGAGAGATTAAACCAAGAAATCTCGTCACAAACTTACTGGTTTATCAGGATTGAACTTCCTTTTTGCTGAGTTTCCGAACAATGCCCCAAAGGCACGAGATGGCTTTTTTAGCGTCTCAACGGTTGCTTCAGCCTAAAAATTAGCACCAAATCCTTTTACCATAGATATCACTTGAATATCACAACAGTCTATGAAGTATGAAGGTATGTAAATCGTCTGCATCTATAGCAAGACATCCACCATTATATCAGGAATTCACTTCGAGGTTAATGGAATATTAAGATGGTGTGGATGATATTATAGCATATGTGGGGCTTAGATAAGGCTAAGTGAAAATAACTAACTTACCGAATGCGGTGGATTTGTGGTAGTGTGTCTATATTTGGCGTCACCCACAGGTGATGTTGCACCTTGATAAGCAGCACCGTCATTCACATTACCTTTTTTATTCACTTTAGTCCTAGAACTCTTAAAGTCATGAGACTCATCATTATGTTGTCTTGAAGCTAATGAGCTCTCAACTACAGGATCAAAAGGTACACCACTACTCTGTGCAAATTCGATATCCTCCACAACTTTCGACATTTCAGGTACTTCAGGAGGCAAAACTTCAGATTCTTCCAGGGCCAAAGTTCTCGTTTCATGTAACTGCATAACATGACCATTTCATCATTAAGACATGTTACACATATTGAACTGCAAAAGAGAAGGGAAGGATAGAACACAGAAGAAACTGCTGCTTAAACATTTTAATGAATTCGCTACTGCTCTTTAATCTGAGACGAATAGAGTACTTTAATCTATTGCTCTATTTAACAAATTTCTTTGGGACTATATGTTTCACGATCCTCCTAGGAAAGACAAAAGCTCAACCATGTACTCTATCAGGCCAAGACACGAGCCCTAATCATTATATTGGTTAGATATAGGAAACTGAAAGAAACAGAAAAATTCAGACTTACCGATTCCATACGCTTTTCCTTTAGATATTTACAAGCCTCCTCGAATGAAGCAGCATTTTGGATAGAGATACGTATAATACTAACAACTGAATTAAGATTCCGCTCAATGTATGGATGTTTGGTCTTCAAAGCCCGACGCAGCTGGTTTGCCGTGAAAGGCATCTGTTTAGCTTTTCCGAGACAAAAATTTAAAGTGTGTTAGTAGCCAGGAATAGTACACATCAGAGTGTAATGTGAATGCCATGGAAAATATAAGGAAAGCTAGAAGCAATCAGATATGTATAGGTAGTAAATATACCAAGTTCGATAAGAGTCCTATTTGGCAAAACATAACCAGTGCTTTCATCTTCTGAACGAGCAACAATATCCCTCCATTCACAAAGTCCCTAAAGGCATTCAAGAGTTGCATGAAAAATAAGGCTGGTGATGTTAACCAAAAAGTCAAGGAAAACTGAAGCAAAAATTCAGGCTCAAATGCATGTGGACAATTACATGAACAAACGAAAAGAAGATCATATAATCAGTCAACTGAAACATACACAGAAACACATACAGACAAGGACTAAAAAAACTTACAGAAACAACTGCTAGCTGTTGAGCACTAAGATCAGCATCCTGCAACCTGCAATATATTGTAGAAAGTAGTCAATAGTCAGGCAAGCAGAATGGAAGATGTTGAAATACATAACCCAAATTTCCAAGAGATGATTGTCTATATGAATGAACATGTACGTAGGCTTGTCCATCAGCACTAACTGACTAAAGAAAGTTGTACCCATAAATGTGAAGGTAAGAAGTGTCTGTCAGGAGTTCTTTCTGATAAAGTTGGGTGCAAATTTCATAACTCCTTTTGTAGACCTATCAAAAGTCAAAAGATAACAATCAGATCAAAATCATCAAACTCATGCAAGAGAGAGAATGTGCAGGGATAGAGGTATTTTGTATACAGTTGTAAACTGTGAGGTTAATAATCAAACCAAACTTTCCCAAGTTTGATGCCTAATTTAGGCATCAAATCCAATAGTGTGAAGAGTACAAAGCTTGTTTGAATAAGTAAACCTCTTAGTcatgtattaaattaaaatataacaaaaCAAAGAATAAGAAATATACTTAATTTTAGTTTACAGAAATTTGAGAATTGTGTACACTATAAATTCAAAACAGAAAAGCCAAAGATGCATGTATGCAGTCAACATCTCCAGCCTCAGAACAGGAAGTAACAAATTTGCCAAGATTTCTTGTTCTTTAACATTATGGTGTTGAATGAGCAATACAGCAATGAACATATGCAGGACCCAGCTGATCAGAGCATGCATATAAATCTATTTTACAGATAATTTATAAAGTTCACATAGTCAATGAACAATCAAGTTGAAATATTTTATCACTATATCTTAAGTCCCACATCCCACTAGAGCATTACCCTGAGCAAAGTATCCAGAATACCTTCAAGCCTAAAGATTACATTGTTAATGGCTTGTCCAATCAGCAATTTAATCATCTTCCATGAACTTCATGGATAATAAAGCACCACAAAGTAATCATGACCACTATT
It contains:
- the LOC121792292 gene encoding protein RRP6-like 2 — translated: MEIDHPEGETPRKSDCLRNLSSKGSLPTSVAKLSGSSRIIPSETDFHFYNNFEEFKNPIAQINDKSSTLLSIIGASEDLLGKPILLPDDKSVELDEDLAFDWLVNVNDEMYERLDASLDDFKMMREKEEESGVRAMRVDNDAEENGFQMVSGRKNRKSSGGAERNMEGGVAKGAQEVKVAEKVKPKVPFHIPSIPRPQDEYKIIVNNANQPHDHIWLERSEDGSRFLHPLEKLSVLDFVDSSESTIEPEKPLPLDVTPFKFVEEVKDLKQLAIKLRGVDEFAVDLEHNQYRSFQGLTCLMQISTRTEDFVIDTLKLRVHIGPHLRELFKDPTKRKVMHGADRDIHWLQRDFSIYVCNMFDTGQASRVLKMERFSLEHLLNHFCGVQANKQYQNADWRIRPLPTEMIKYAREDTHYLLYIYDLMRTRLLRSPAESENSDPPLIEVYKRSYEICTQLYQKELLTDTSYLHIYGLQDADLSAQQLAVVSGLCEWRDIVARSEDESTGYVLPNRTLIELAKQMPFTANQLRRALKTKHPYIERNLNSVVSIIRISIQNAASFEEACKYLKEKRMESLHETRTLALEESEVLPPEVPEMSKVVEDIEFAQSSGVPFDPVVESSLASRQHNDESHDFKSSRTKVNKKGNVNDGAAYQGATSPVGDAKYRHTTTNPPHSAEATVETLKKPSRAFGALFGNSAKRKFNPDKPEKEDSKLEQIKSTVSLPFHTFSGGDERLHSEVEESAKITEVVHEEEPPAPATDSSLVDIIVLDDSDVEDLDAARDDNETGSTLEGDEPISLSDLSSSFRKCFPSLEQAMGSKVVDKSRPAEASIEVKPFDYEAAREKVIFGGQRKVEPVEDDGSSKRKERRKGSTAVGKDDEPSEHPQGRRRQAFPASGNRSATFR